Part of the Leclercia sp. AS011 genome is shown below.
CATAAACTAATGCCGCCACTTGGTGTATTATTGGACCGCTGTTTCAAAATTGCGTTAGTAACCGATGGACGCCTCTCCGGCGCATCAGGTAAAGTGCCTTCTGCCATCCATGTCACCCCGGAAGCCTACGACGGTGGATTGCTGGCAAAAGTGTACGATGGCGACATCATCCGCGTTAACGGTCAGACCGGCGAGTTGACCTTACTGGTGGATGAGGCGGTCCTTGCCGCACGTAAGCCGCATATTCCTGACCTGAGCGCATCGCGCGTGGGGACGGGGCGCGAAATGTTCAGTGCGCTGCGCGAGAACCTCTCGGGCGCAGAGCAGGGCGCGACCTGTATTACGTTTTAAGACGACAAGAATTATCGATCTGGCGAGAGAAAAACTCTGATGAAAAACTGGAAGACAAGTGCAGAAGCAATCCTGAAAACTGGCCCGGTAGTGCCGGTGATCGTGGTTAATAAGCTGGAACACGCCGTGCCGATGGCGAAAGCGCTGGTTGCCGGTGGCGTTCGCGTCCTGGAAGTGACCCTGCGTACCGCCTGTGCAATGGATGCCATTCGCGCCATCGCCAAAGAGGTGCCGGAAGCCATCATCGGTGCGGGCACCGTGCTGAACCCACAGCAGCTGGCTGAAGTCACCGAAGCCGGTGCGCAGTTCGCCATCAGCCCGGGTCTGACCGAGCCGCTGCTGAAGGCCGCTACTGAAGGCTCCATTCCTCTGATCCCGGGTATCAGCACCGTGTCTGAACTGATGCTGGGTCTGGACTACGGTCTGAAAGAGTTCAAATTCTTCCCGGCGGAAGCTAACGGCGGCACCAAAGCGCTGCAGGCTATCGCAGGCCCGTTCGCCAACGTGCGTTTCTGCCCGACCGGCGGCATCTCCCCGGCGAACTACCGTGACTACCTGGCGCTGAAAAGCGTGCTGTGCATCG
Proteins encoded:
- a CDS encoding bifunctional 4-hydroxy-2-oxoglutarate aldolase/2-dehydro-3-deoxy-phosphogluconate aldolase, producing MKNWKTSAEAILKTGPVVPVIVVNKLEHAVPMAKALVAGGVRVLEVTLRTACAMDAIRAIAKEVPEAIIGAGTVLNPQQLAEVTEAGAQFAISPGLTEPLLKAATEGSIPLIPGISTVSELMLGLDYGLKEFKFFPAEANGGTKALQAIAGPFANVRFCPTGGISPANYRDYLALKSVLCIGGSWLVPADALEAGDWDRITKLTREAVEGAQQ